Proteins encoded in a region of the Populus nigra chromosome 3, ddPopNigr1.1, whole genome shotgun sequence genome:
- the LOC133690119 gene encoding pentatricopeptide repeat-containing protein At2g30780-like — translation MALVLRGVPSFAKRGSRIPQIIQLLFPIPFQAQHSFSTASSSDPLLSKLLQTPTSKIISTLDSEHRFNLKSSQLSWDPLITNLRSSSPEKAHLVLEWRLGRMLDDNEIDHDEYSSLISLCGKIQNVSLAMHVFASMEARGIKPTTSVFNSLLYACLLSSNVITALSLFEIMENSESYKPNSETYDKFVAGFSNLRDVNKMQAWFVGKRAAGFSANLQNYECLISGCVKARDFDTADRLYEEMMSLGIMPSLHIMEWVLEGHCKRGSCDKVKEFLNFLLECKFEINGNMIENVVRLYSELGKVDEMEMLLEMLMEFNQIGEALLQLHCGIIRFYAMLDKLDDVEFSVGRMMSQGMSFKGPSDVEKVISSYFRQEAYERLDLFLEHIKSYYKLTRSTYDLLVAGYRRVGLMEKLNLVMEDMKLAGV, via the exons ATGGCATTGGTACTCAGGGGAGTTCCATCATTCGCTAAACGTGGTTCAAGAATCCctcaaattattcaattattatttccAATTCCATTCCAAGCCCAGCACTCCTTTTCCACCGCTTCTTCTTCTGATCCTCTTCTTTCAAAGTTGCTTCAAACACCAACCTCCAAAATCATAAGTACACTTGATTCTGAGCACAGGTTtaatctcaaaagttctcaacTTTCATGGGATCCTCTCATTACCAATCTCAGATCTTCCTCTCCTGAGAAAGCACACTTG GTTTTAGAATGGAGATTGGGGAGAATGCTTGATGATAATGAGATAGATCATGATGAATACTCCAGTTTAATATCTCTTTGTGGAAAGATTCAAAATGTGTCGCTTGCAATGCACGTGTTTGCTTCGATGGAGGCTCGTGGAATTAAACCCACAACTTCAGTTTTCAATTCTCTTTTATATGCTTGCTTGTTATCAAGCAATGTGATAACAGCTCTTAGCTTGTTCGAGATAATGGAGAATTCCGAGAGCTATAAACCTAATTCTGAAACTTATGACAAGTTTGTAGCAGGGTTTTCGAATTTAAGAGATGTTAATAAAATGCAAGCATGGTTTGTGGGGAAAAGGGCTGCTGGTTTCTCTGCTAATTTACAAAACTATGAGTGTCTTATTTCTGGTTGTGTTAAGGCTAGAGATTTTGATACTGCTGATAGACTATATGAAGAGATGATGTCCTTGGGAATTATGCCTAGTTTACACATAATGGAATGGGTGCTGGAAGGGCATTGCAAACGGGGAAGCTGTGATAAAGTTaaagagtttttaaattttttgctgGAATGTAAGTTTGAGATCAATGGGAATATGATTGAAAATGTTGTCAGGCTGTATTCTGAGCTTGGGAAAGTGGATGAAATGGAGATGCTACTCGAAATGTTAATGGAGTTCAATCAGATTGGTGAGGCATTATTGCAGCTGCACTGTGGGATTATAAGATTCTACGCCATGCTGGATAAGTTGGATGATGTTGAATTCTCTGTTGGGAGGATGATGAGTCAGGGGATGTCATTTAAAGGTCCAAGTGATGTTGAGAAGGTTATCTCTTCCTACTTTAGGCAAGAGGCTTATGAGAGGCTAGACTTGTTTCTGGAACATATTAAGAGCTACTATAAGCTCACTAGATCAACTTATGATTTGTTAGTTGCTGGTTACAGAAGAGTTGGATTGATGGAGAAATTGAATTTAGTGATGGAGGATATGAAATTGGCAGGAGTATAG
- the LOC133690118 gene encoding proline-rich receptor-like protein kinase PERK1 isoform X1 — protein MSSTPLESPAPVDSPVATSQPLPPSQPPAGMDNTSPPTIPQIAPFASPPSPAVVVLPPAIPPVSNPTPPPVTPVLSPPPMTIPVLSPPVASTPPPVELAPPPEASTNPIIPVPPPTLLPEPQIPSVTSPPPLPTRPSLPQPPLPSPPLPTSPPSQQPSTSWPPPSPPKPAPPAPATPTPIMPPLTRPSYPPAPPSLALTPPPPLPTSMVSSPPSLALTPPPPPPPPKSMVSSPPSLPLAKGSLPMSSKQFHISTGLFVACAFGGVFLLLVLGLLFFCCKDKRRRNHSTQEHSNTSKILVPTDNNKNAHVHHSEMKCFQSGDCVITVQTKTFLPPPSTSNTRSRSINSPWTANALPHQGPPDVAFSFSNGTCTYDELVVATNGFSDANLLGQGGFGYVHKGFFPCGKEIAVKQLKEGSNQGEREFQAEVEIISRVHHKHLVSLVGYCINGSARLLVYEFVPNNTLEFHLHGTGQPVLEWETRLKIAIGSAKGLAYLHEDCHPKIIHRDIKASNILLDHNFEAKVSDFGLAKSFSDASASSTHISTRVVGTFGYMAPEYALSGKLTDKSDVYSYGVVLLELITGHPPISPAESVRNESLVAWARPLLTQALEDGNFEALLDPRLGTRCNNSEMASMVACAAACVHPSSWIRPRMSQIVHALEGGMSAQDLNAGIFRPRNNTLYGSSISSSSITYQYKENMKSFNMAKGSTQDGISGNTGTTSEYGLNPSNSSSEASSR, from the exons atgtcATCAACACCATTAGAGTCACCGGCACCGGTGGATTCTCCGGTGGCCACTTCACAGCCTCTGCCACCATCACAACCACCAGCAGGGATGGATAATACTAGTCCACCAACAATCCCGCAAATAGCACCATTTGCTTCCCCACCATCTCCTGCGGTGGTGGTGTTGCCACCTGCAATCCCTCCTGTTTCCAATCCAACACCTCCTCCGGTGACTCCAGTCCTATCGCCACCACCAATGACAATTCCAGTTTTATCACCCCCAGTTGCCTCAACACCACCACCTGTGGAGCTAGCTCCACCACCTGAGGCTTCTACCAATCCTATAATTCCAGTACCTCCTCCAACATTGCTTCCTGAGCCTCAAATACCATCAGTTACTTCTCCACCACCATTGCCAACGAGACCATCACTACCCCAACCACCACTACCTTCTCCTCCTCTGCCAACAAGTCCACCATCTCAGCAACCATCAACTTCTTGGCCACCTCCATCTCCACCAAAACCTGCTCCTCCAGCTCCAGCAACACCGACACCCATTATGCCTCCTTTGACAAGGCCTAGTTACCCACCAGCACCACCATCACTCGCATTGACGCCACCTCCACCACTACCCACATCTATGGTATCTTCACCTCCATCACTCGCATTGAcgccacctccacctccaccaccacccaaATCTATGGTATCTTCACCACCATCACTCCCATTAGCAAAAGGAAGTCTGCCCATGAGCTCAAAACAGTTTCATATATCAACAGGGCTCTTTGTTGCATGTGCCTTTGGTGGGGTGTTTTTGCTACTTGTGCttggccttttatttttctgttgcAAAGATAAGAGAAGGAGAAACCACAGCACCCAAGAGCATTCCAATACATCAAAAATCTTGGTCCCAACAG ataacaataaaaatgcTCACGTCCACCATTCTGAAATGAAGTGTTTTCAGTCAGGGGATTGTGTTATCACTGTGCAAACAAAGACCTTTCTGCCACCTCCTTCAACCAGCAACACACGTTCTCGTTCCATAAATTCACCATGGACTGCGAATGCATTGCCACATCAAGGTCCTCCTGATGTTGCCTTTAGTTTTTCGAATGGAACTTGCACATATGATGAACTAGTGGTTGCTACTAATGGATTCTCAGATGCCAACCTTCTTGGACAAGGTGGTTTTGGCTATGTTCACAAGGGGTTCTTTCCTTGTGGGAAGGAAATTGCAGTTAAGCAGCTGAAGGAGGGAAGTAATCAGGGCGAGCGCGAGTTTCAGGCAGAAGTTGAGATCATTAGTCGGGTGCATCATAAACATCTTGTTTCATTGGTAGGATATTGCATTAATGGTTCTGCTAGACTGCTTGTTTACGAGTTTGTTCCAAACAACACTTTGGAGTTTCACTTGCACG GAACTGGGCAGCCTGTTCTGGAGTGGGAAACCAGATTGAAAATTGCTATAGGGTCTGCAAAAGGACTAGCATATCTGCATGAAGATT GTCATCCGAAAATCATTCATCGCGATATCAAGGCATCCAATATTCTCCTTGATCATAATTTTGAGGCAAAG gTTTCTGACTTTGGACTTGCCAAAAGTTTTTCTGATGCCAGTGCTAGCAGCACTCACATTTCCACCAGAGTGGTGGGGACTTTTGG CTACATGGCCCCAGAGTATGCATTAAGTGGCAAGCTAACAGATAAATCAGACGTCTATTCCTATGGAGTTGTGCTTTTGGAGCTAATAACTGGGCATCCACCTATCAGTCCCGCAGAATCGGTAAGGAATGAAAGCTTGGTTGCCTGG GCTAGGCCTTTACTCACTCAAGCTCTGGAAGATGGCAATTTTGAAGCTCTTCTCGATCCACGGCTAGGGACTCGGTGTAATAACAGTGAGATGGCTAGCATGGTTGCTTGTGCTGCTGCTTGTGTGCACCCTTCATCCTGGATCCGACCACGAATGAGCCAG ATTGTTCATGCTTTGGAAGGCGGAATGTCTGCACAGGATCTCAATGCAGGGATATTCAGGCCAAGAAATAACACTCTGTATGGTTCTTCAATAAGTTCAAGTTCCATTACCTACCAATACAAGGAGAACATGAAGAGTTTCAACATGGCAAAGGGCAGTACGCAGGATGGCATCAGTGGGAACACTGGAACCACCAGCGAGTATGGTCTTAACCCATCTAATTCAAGTAGCGAGGCTAGCAGCAGATAA
- the LOC133690118 gene encoding proline-rich receptor-like protein kinase PERK1 isoform X2: protein MSSTPLESPAPVDSPVATSQPLPPSQPPAGMDNTSPPTIPQIAPFASPPSPAVVVLPPAIPPVSNPTPPPVTPVLSPPPMTIPVLSPPVASTPPPVELAPPPEASTNPIIPVPPPTLLPEPQIPSVTSPPPLPTRPSLPQPPLPSPPLPTSPPSQQPSTSWPPPSPPKPAPPAPATPTPIMPPLTRPSYPPAPPSLALTPPPPLPTSMVSSPPSLALTPPPPPPPPKSMVSSPPSLPLAKGSLPMSSKQFHISTGLFVACAFGGVFLLLVLGLLFFCCKDKRRRNHSTQEHSNTSKILVPTDNNKNAHVHHSEMKCFQSGDCVITVQTKTFLPPPSTSNTRSRSINSPWTANALPHQGPPDVAFSFSNGTCTYDELVVATNGFSDANLLGQGGFGYVHKGFFPCGKEIAVKQLKEGSNQGEREFQAEVEIISRVHHKHLVSLVGYCINGSARLLVYEFVPNNTLEFHLHGTGQPVLEWETRLKIAIGSAKGLAYLHEDCHPKIIHRDIKASNILLDHNFEAKVSDFGLAKSFSDASASSTHISTRVVGTFGYMAPEYALSGKLTDKSDVYSYGVVLLELITGHPPISPAESARPLLTQALEDGNFEALLDPRLGTRCNNSEMASMVACAAACVHPSSWIRPRMSQIVHALEGGMSAQDLNAGIFRPRNNTLYGSSISSSSITYQYKENMKSFNMAKGSTQDGISGNTGTTSEYGLNPSNSSSEASSR, encoded by the exons atgtcATCAACACCATTAGAGTCACCGGCACCGGTGGATTCTCCGGTGGCCACTTCACAGCCTCTGCCACCATCACAACCACCAGCAGGGATGGATAATACTAGTCCACCAACAATCCCGCAAATAGCACCATTTGCTTCCCCACCATCTCCTGCGGTGGTGGTGTTGCCACCTGCAATCCCTCCTGTTTCCAATCCAACACCTCCTCCGGTGACTCCAGTCCTATCGCCACCACCAATGACAATTCCAGTTTTATCACCCCCAGTTGCCTCAACACCACCACCTGTGGAGCTAGCTCCACCACCTGAGGCTTCTACCAATCCTATAATTCCAGTACCTCCTCCAACATTGCTTCCTGAGCCTCAAATACCATCAGTTACTTCTCCACCACCATTGCCAACGAGACCATCACTACCCCAACCACCACTACCTTCTCCTCCTCTGCCAACAAGTCCACCATCTCAGCAACCATCAACTTCTTGGCCACCTCCATCTCCACCAAAACCTGCTCCTCCAGCTCCAGCAACACCGACACCCATTATGCCTCCTTTGACAAGGCCTAGTTACCCACCAGCACCACCATCACTCGCATTGACGCCACCTCCACCACTACCCACATCTATGGTATCTTCACCTCCATCACTCGCATTGAcgccacctccacctccaccaccacccaaATCTATGGTATCTTCACCACCATCACTCCCATTAGCAAAAGGAAGTCTGCCCATGAGCTCAAAACAGTTTCATATATCAACAGGGCTCTTTGTTGCATGTGCCTTTGGTGGGGTGTTTTTGCTACTTGTGCttggccttttatttttctgttgcAAAGATAAGAGAAGGAGAAACCACAGCACCCAAGAGCATTCCAATACATCAAAAATCTTGGTCCCAACAG ataacaataaaaatgcTCACGTCCACCATTCTGAAATGAAGTGTTTTCAGTCAGGGGATTGTGTTATCACTGTGCAAACAAAGACCTTTCTGCCACCTCCTTCAACCAGCAACACACGTTCTCGTTCCATAAATTCACCATGGACTGCGAATGCATTGCCACATCAAGGTCCTCCTGATGTTGCCTTTAGTTTTTCGAATGGAACTTGCACATATGATGAACTAGTGGTTGCTACTAATGGATTCTCAGATGCCAACCTTCTTGGACAAGGTGGTTTTGGCTATGTTCACAAGGGGTTCTTTCCTTGTGGGAAGGAAATTGCAGTTAAGCAGCTGAAGGAGGGAAGTAATCAGGGCGAGCGCGAGTTTCAGGCAGAAGTTGAGATCATTAGTCGGGTGCATCATAAACATCTTGTTTCATTGGTAGGATATTGCATTAATGGTTCTGCTAGACTGCTTGTTTACGAGTTTGTTCCAAACAACACTTTGGAGTTTCACTTGCACG GAACTGGGCAGCCTGTTCTGGAGTGGGAAACCAGATTGAAAATTGCTATAGGGTCTGCAAAAGGACTAGCATATCTGCATGAAGATT GTCATCCGAAAATCATTCATCGCGATATCAAGGCATCCAATATTCTCCTTGATCATAATTTTGAGGCAAAG gTTTCTGACTTTGGACTTGCCAAAAGTTTTTCTGATGCCAGTGCTAGCAGCACTCACATTTCCACCAGAGTGGTGGGGACTTTTGG CTACATGGCCCCAGAGTATGCATTAAGTGGCAAGCTAACAGATAAATCAGACGTCTATTCCTATGGAGTTGTGCTTTTGGAGCTAATAACTGGGCATCCACCTATCAGTCCCGCAGAATCG GCTAGGCCTTTACTCACTCAAGCTCTGGAAGATGGCAATTTTGAAGCTCTTCTCGATCCACGGCTAGGGACTCGGTGTAATAACAGTGAGATGGCTAGCATGGTTGCTTGTGCTGCTGCTTGTGTGCACCCTTCATCCTGGATCCGACCACGAATGAGCCAG ATTGTTCATGCTTTGGAAGGCGGAATGTCTGCACAGGATCTCAATGCAGGGATATTCAGGCCAAGAAATAACACTCTGTATGGTTCTTCAATAAGTTCAAGTTCCATTACCTACCAATACAAGGAGAACATGAAGAGTTTCAACATGGCAAAGGGCAGTACGCAGGATGGCATCAGTGGGAACACTGGAACCACCAGCGAGTATGGTCTTAACCCATCTAATTCAAGTAGCGAGGCTAGCAGCAGATAA